NNNNNNNNNNNNNNNNNNNNNNNNNNNNNNNNNNNNNNNNNNNNNNNNNNNNNNNNNNNNNNNNNNNNNNNNNNNNNNNNNNNNNNNNNNNNNNNNNNNNNNNNNNNNNNNNNNNNNNNNNNNNNNNNNNNNNNNNNNNNNNNNNNNNNNNNNNNNNNNNNNNNNNNNNNNNNNNNNNNNNNNNNNNNNNNNNNNNNNNNNNNNNNNNNNNNNNNNNNNNNNNNNNNNNNNNNNNNNNNNNNNNNNNNNNNNNNNNNNNNNNNNNNNNNNNNNNNNNNNNNNNNNNNNNNNNNNNNNNNNNNNNNNNNNNNNNNNNNNNNNNNNNNNNNNNNNNNNNNNNNNNNNNNNNNNNNNNNNNNNNNNNNNNNNNNNNNNNNNNNNNNNNNNNNNNNNNNNNNNNNNNNNNNNNNNNNNNNNNNNNNNNNNNNNNNNNNNNNNNNNNNNNNNNNNNNNNNNNNNNNNNNNNNNNNNNNNNNNNNNNNNNNNNNNNNNNNNNNNNNNNNNNNNNNNNNNNNNNNNNNNNNNNNNNNNNNNNNNNNNNNNNNNNNNNNNNNNNNNNNNNNNNNNNNNNNNNNNNNNNNNGGAAGGGGAATCCTAAAAATGGTTGGAATCCCGAGACTGGCTCCCCGTACCACCACGACCACGACGCTGTCGAGACCGGATCTGATCATCATGAGACTTGTAAATTAAAAAAATATATTTAATAAATACAGAAATATATAAATTAATTGTTTAAAAAAAAAGTCCCAAAGAATTTAATCACAAAAAAAATATTTATAGATATTAAAAATAATTAATAAATATATAAAAAAAGTTCTAATAAACAAAAAATAGTTTTAATAAATAAAAAATAGTTTAATAATTACAAAAACTAGTTTTAATAATATATATATATTAAAAATATTTTTAAATCCCAAATAATAGTTTTTAATTAGAAAAAAAGTTTTATAGATATTAAAAAATGTTTTGTAAAATCCAAAAAATCGAATTTATATACAAAAAAGATTTTATAAAATCCAAAAAATCGAATTTATATAGAAAAATCGTTTTGAAAATACAAAAATCGATTTTATATACAAAAATCAATTTTATAAATACAAAAAAATAAAAAAATTAGGAAAAAATTATAAATCAATTCAACAAAACAAATTATTCAACCAAATCACAATTCTAAACCTATTATACAACCAAATCACAATCCTAACCAATCACCCTAACAAAAATCTATCAAAACTACACAAAAACCTAACAAATAGAACCTAAGAGAGTGGGATAGGGTCCTTACATGATTTGTGTAAGAGAAGGGGGAGATCGCCGGAGATATCGTCGGATTTCAGGGGGAAATCGCCGGAGAGAAGAGAGGAGTCGCGCAGAGGAAGAANNNNNNNNNNNNNNNNNNNNNNCTAGGGTCCGACGGATATTATCCGTCGGAATTCCGTCGGAATTTTAATTTCAGTTTTCGCAAAATATTTGCCCGGTAAAATGAAAATATTCTGAGGTAATTCCGACGGATAGTAAATTATCCGTCGGAATTTCCTCGGAATATTCCGAGGAAATACCGAGGAACTAGTGTTTGGGNNNNNNNNNNNNNNNNNNNNNNNNNNNNNNNNNNNNNNNNNNNNNNNNNNNNNNNNNNNNNNNNNNNNNNNNNNNNNNNNNNNNNNNNNNNNNNNNNNNNNNNNNNNNNNNNNNNNNNNNNNNNNNNNNNNNNNNNNNNNNNNNNNNNNNNNNNNNNNNNNNNNNNNNNNNNNNNNNNNNNNNNNNNNNNNNNNNNNNNNNNNNNNNNNNNNNNNNNNNNNNNNNNNNNNNNNNNNNNNNNNNNNNNNNNNNNNNNNNNNNNNNNNNNNNNNNNNNNNNNNNNNNNNNNNNNNNNNNNNNNNNNNNNNNNNNNNNNNNNNNNNNNNNNNNNNNNNNNNNNNNNNNNNNNNNNNNNNNNNNNNNNNNNNNNNNNNNNNNNNNNNNNNNNNNNNNNNNNNNNNNNNNNNNNNNNNNNNNNNNNNNNNNNNNNNNNNNNNNNNNNNNNNNNNNNNNNNNNNNNNNNNNNNNNNNNNNNNNNNNNNNNNNNNNNNNNNNNNNNNNNNNNNNNNNNNNNNNNNNNNNNNNNNNNNNNNNNNNNNNNNNNNNNNNNNNNNNNNNNNNNNNNNNNNNNNNNNNNNNNNNNNNNNNNNNNNNNNNNNNNNNNNNNNNNNNNNNNNNNNNNNNNNNNNNNNNNNNNNNNNNNNNNNNNNNNNNNNNNNNNNNNNNNNNNNNNNNNNNNNNNNNNNNNNNNNNNNNNNNNNNNNNNNNNNNNNNNNNNNNNNNNNNNNNNNNNNNNNNNNNNNNNNNNNNNNNNNNNNNNNNNNNNNNNNNNNNNNNNNNNNNNNNNNNNNNNNNNNNNNNNNNNNNNNNNNNNNNNNNNNNNNNNNNNNNNNNNNNNNNNNNNNNNNNNNNNNNNNNNNNNNNNNNNNNNNNNNNNNNNNNNNNNNNNNNNNNNNNNNNNNNNNNNNNNNNNNNNNNNNNNNNNNNNNNNNNNNNNNNNNNNNNNNNNNNNNNNNNNNNNNNNNNNNNNNNNNNNNNNNNNNNNNNNNNNNNNNNNNNNNNNNNNNNNNNNNNNNNNNNNNNNNNNNNNNNNNNNNNNNNNNNNNNNNNNNNNNNNNNNNNNNNNNNNNNNNNNNNNNNNNNNNNNNNNNNNNNNNNNNNNNNNNNNNNNNNNNNNNNNNNNNNNNNNNNNNNNNNNNNNNNNNNNNNNNNNNNNNNNNNNNNNNNNNNNNNNNNNNNNNNNNNNNNNNNNNNNNNNNNNNNNNNNNNNNNNNNNNNNNNNNNNNNNNNNNNNNNNNNNNNNNNNNNNNNNNNNNNNNNNNNNNNNNNNNNNNNNNNNNNNNNNNNNNNNNNNNNNNNNNNNNNNNNNNNNNNNNNNNNNNNNNNNNNNNNNNNNNNNNNNNNNNNNNNNNNNNNNNNNNNNNNNNNNNNNNNNNNNNNNNNNNNNNNNNNNNNNNNNNNNNNNNNNNNNNNNNNNNNNNNNNNNNNNNNNNNNNNNNNNNNNNNNNNNNNNNNNNNNNNNNNNNNNNNNNNNNNNNNNNNNNNNNNNNNNNNNNNNNNNNNNNNNNNNNNNNNNNNNNNNNNNNNNNNNNNNNNNNNNNNNNNNNNNNNNNNNNNNNNNNNNNNNNNNNNNNNNNNNNNNNNNNNNNNNNNNNNNNNNNNNNNNNNNNNNNNNNNNNNNNNNNNNNNNNNNNNNNNNNNNNNNNNNNNNNNNNNNNNNNNNNNNNNNNNNNNNNNNNNNNNNNNNNNNNNNNNNNNNNNNNNNNNNNNNNNNNNNNNNNNNNNNNNNNNNNNNNNNNNNNNNNNNNNNNNNNNNNNNNNNNNNNNNNNNNNNNNNNNNNNNNTGCTTGTATTTATAGTTTAAATCCTGCCGACATACCGAGGAAATTCCGACGGAATTCCGACGAACGCGGCTAGTTTGTCGGAATTTCCTCGGAATTTTGTAAAATCCCCAAACGGCTCTCCAACGGCTATAATATTTCCTCGGAATTCATCGGTTTTTTCCGAGGAACACATATTTCCTCTGAATTTCCTCGGAATATTCCGACTGATTGATATTTCCTCGGAATTCCGTCGGTATATTCCGAGGAAATTCCGAGGAAACCAAATTTTGTGTTTCCTCGGAAATTCCTCGGGATATTCCGAGGATTTCATTTTCCGTCAGAATGTCCGTCAGAATACCGCTGTTTTCTTGTAGTGGAACAATAAGAGCTGGAGCAAAACAAAAGATAAGAAAACTCAGAAGTCTCAAGCCAGGGCTCATAAGAAAGAAGAGCGAGCTAGCCCCGAGAGAGCCCTAGTGAACAACCTCAATCTCGACGGAGAGTTAACTGATGAAGAACCACCTAAAAACCGGCGGCGAGTAGAAGTAATTCTCTCTCGACATGACGACTCCTCGGATGACGAAATTCCGTCGATAGCACAAGATTTGCATGAACAGTTGGGGAGAAAAACGGACTCCAAGGATCTACGCGCCTTGCTAAAGCGGAAGGCCGCAAAGGTCTCAGTAAGCAAAACGGATCTCAGGTCGACCCACAATGAGTCCAAAGCGAGAAAGACTGCCCACACCGTAGTTGCTCCAAGCCCCCAACCTCAACCTACAGACTTATGCCAGCATATCAATTCTAAAGCTGAAGACCTACGCGTGAAGTTTAGTCAGTACAAAAAACGTGATTTACGACCGTGCCTCGAAGTGAAGCGACAGGCGCAACTGGAGTTGATGAAGGCTACGGGCACCCCGCACCTCAACGTGATAATGGGTGGCTTACCTCATGGCGGGGACTCGGTAAGAGCAGTAAAGGATTACAGACGACAGGCCATCACCGCTCAGAAGTGGCCTACACAAGTCGAAGCTGACCATCAGATCTCCTTCTCAGCAGTGGATACTTGCGGCATTAGCATGCCGCATAATGATCCACTCCTCATTGATATTGGAATTGGCGAATGCCAGGTCACGAAATTTCTCGTCGACACCGGCAACTCAGTCGATCTTATCTTTCGAGATACGCTTGACAAGATGGAGATCGACCTACGCGATATGAAGCGCTCTTCACGCACTCTCACAGGGTTCAACGGTTCCTCGGAACAGATGATCGGGACAATACGTTTCCTGGTTTACGCAGGGGACGTAACCCGGACCGTTAAGTTCTCTGTTATCCGGGCTAAGGTGCCTTACAATGCTATCCTCGGCACCCCTTGGTTACACTCCATGAAGGCCATTCCCTCTACTTATCATTAGTGTGTAAAGTTTCCCGGGAAAGACGGAACAACACAGACGATCCGTGGAGACCAACGAGCTGCGAGGGAGCTGCTTATGGCCGCAGTCAAATTACAACAGTCGGTTCCTCTCGTCAACTCAGTCGCCAAACCAATTCATAAGATCCATCCCCAAAAGGAAGAATTCCGGGAGGTCAACATCGATGAAGCCGATCCGACGAAAGTCATACGCGTTGGAGCCTTCCTCTCCGACGAGATGCAATCACAGGTCATCTCCTTCCTCAGAGCCAACGCTTCAACTTTTGCATGGACAACTTCGGATATGAAGGGGATAGACCCCATCCTAGCATCCCACGAGTTGAACGTCAACCCTACGTTCAAACCTATTCGGCAGAAAAGACGAAAGCTCGGACCTGAGCGGTCTAAAGCTGTGAATGAAGAAGTCGACAGACTGCTCGAGGCAGGCTTCATTGCCGAGGTCCGGTATCCAGAATGGTTGGCGAATCCGGTGGTAGTAAAGAAGAAAAACGGGAAGTGGCGCATCTGTGTCGACTTCACTGATCTAAATAAAGCTTGTCCCAAGGACAGCTACCCGCTTCCTCACATCGATCGTTTGGTAGAGTCGACAGCTGGGAACGAACTGTTAACCTTCATGGACGCCTTCTCAGGGTACAATCAAATCCTAATGCATCCGGACGACCACGAGAAGACGGCCTTCATAGCGGACAGGGGGACTTATTGCTATAAAGTCATGTCCTTCGGCTTGAAAAACGCAGGAGCGACCTACCAACGATTGGTTAACCAAATGTTCGCAGGTAAACTTGGCGACACTATGGAGGTTTACATCGACGACATGCTGGTCAAGTCACTCCACGCCGAAAACCACCTCGACCATTTGAGAGACTGCTTCACAACGTTGAACGAGTTTGGGATTAAACTCAACCCGGCGAAGTGCACCTTCGGAGTCACCTCAGGCGAATTCCTGGGCTACATTGTTACCCAGCGAGGCATCGAAGCGAGCCCAAAGCAAATAACGACTATCCTCGACCTCCCGAGCCCAAGGAACAGCCGAGAAGTCCAACGCTTGACAGGGAGAATCGCGGCCCTCAACAGATTCATCCCGCGATCAACTGATAAGTGCCTCCCTTTCTATGAACTCTTACGCGGAAATAAATGATTCATCTGGGACGAAAAAATGCAAAGAAGCGTTCAATCAATTGAAGCATTATCTCACGACACCTCCGGTTCTGTCAAAGCCAGAGTCCGGCGATACCCTGTCCTTGTATATCGCCGTCGCTTCCTCGGCAGTCAGTAGCGTTCTCATCCGCGAAGATCAAGGAGAGCAGAAGCCCATTTTCTACATCAGAAAACGCAATGTGGGAACCGAAATTCGCACTGTCGATTTCCGTTTAAATTAGGAAAGTTAGGAAAAACCCTAATTTCCCAGAGGTGCCGGATATCTGTTAAACCACACGCCAAGCAATTAGAACACGCAAGTAAAGACGAAAAGAAATAAGAAATCGTAAAAGAGAGAAAAAGGAGTTTTATTCCGAATTCGCGTATGAGCGTTACAACACGGTAGAAGCCTCGGCTATGAGAACTATCGGCGAGAATCCTAGTTCTAACAACTTAAGACTGCAAAACCTAGTTGAGTCGCAGCTCGAAATAACAAAAACGGAAAGTTGCCTAATTGCTCTAAGTGCTAAGTTTGCTCTGTTCGGTCGCTACGTAGCGACCGAACTTTAATTCGAGCTCGGTCGCTACGTAGCGACAGAGCGGAATGGGCGTTTGGTCGCTACGTAGCGACTGAGCTTTGGCTCGAACTCGGTCGCTACGTAGCGAACGAGCGGAGCACGCGTTTGGTCGCTGCGTAACGGTCTTTCTCGAGCTCTTGTCCGCTTGTCTGATGATTCGCGTTTCTTCCGCAAAGGTTTTTCGTAAAAAAGAATCTATTTCGAAAATATATTTGTCGAAGAATTTTCCTACGTTTTTCTTCTTCGGGGATTTGGGCGTTAACTTTGTCGTAACCGTTTTTGACCCCAACAGATAGCCCCCCAGCACATTGGCAACGTCGATTTCTAGTGAGGTCCCAATGCGTGGTATGGCGAGTTTGGACGAGATTAGTGTATTTGGACGAAGTTCGTATACAAAAATCCGCAAGTAAATAGTAATTTCTCATGCCTATAAGAAGGGAGGTAACTTCTTCATAACCTTCACACTTACTCATTCTCATAGAGAGGTTTTTCTTGAAAANNNNNNNNNNNNNNNNNNNNNNNNNNNNNNNNNNNNGGAAAAAGAAAAACACAAGATGTCGAGTAAGAAGAGGAGTTCGAAGAAAGGGTCTTTGCCCGCGAATGTTTCTGAAGAGCTTCGAGTGCCGAAGATGGAATTCGTTCCTCATTCGGTAGACCCCACCAAGAACGAGGCATGGTGGGTGGCGTGTTACGGTTCGATCACGCCTCCGATAAAAAAATCGTTCCCGGTTATGAACCATCGCCCGGTGGAGGCAGGTGCGCCGAGTAGGAGCACTAGCGGATTTCTCGAGGTCATGCGGTCGTTCTACCATATTTCGGACGCGGTGGTATTCAGGGTTCTTTGTCAAGGAGAGTGCGCTAGTAGTCCCCCGGAGGGCTTCTTTACTTGTTACGAGGCATTTGTAGTTCGTTGCCGTTTAAGGTTTCTGATCCCCGAGATCATCGTCCGTGTGTTGGATCCTGGTCCTGAGCTATGAGCATGGTCTTTCACTCACCGTTGATCACTTCGAAGCGCTTCTTCGATTACAGATCATCCGGGACAGGAAACGGGCACGTACAGGCTGGTTCCTCGGAACTTCATGTCAGTGGTAAATGGGTTCACTTCTAACTTCAACTTGTGGAGGAAGTTTTTCTTCTTCGTTCGTGTAGACGCAGCGTTCGTCCGAACGATCGCCCCTTTATCAACCCTCTTGCTCCGTTTCCTGAGGACATTATTGCGATGAGGGATCTGTTCAGGAATGGTCCTTTTTTCTAGACTTCTTTTACGCCGAAGAGAGCTCGAAAGGCGTTGAGATTTGTGCATCCTGGTCCTGCTTTGGGCGGAGAAACAAGGAGTGATTCNNNNNNNNNNNNNNNNNNNNNNATTTCTTCGCTGGTCTTCCGTCGGGCTTTGACGCTCCTCAGGCCACGAGCGAGTCAGGGAGGCCAAAAGTTGTTGCGGAAGGATCTCGCATCATTAACGGGGTATAAATTTTAAGAATGCTGACGATCGTTATTATTTTTTGCTTATAACGTGTCAATCGGTTTTACAGGGTTTGAACTTGCTTGGATCGGCCATTGAGGCGAGCCATAGAGAGGCCATGATCTATCGCTTTAAAGTGGAGAAGACGGAAAAGGATCTTGCTCGCATGCGAGACGAGATGTTTGCGCGAGACGCCCAACTCGTTCGTGATCATGCCAGGGCTGTTCGCAGGGCGGAACGGAAGGGCAAGAGGGAAATTGTCGAGGTGATGAAGACTCGCGCTTCTCAATTCCAGGTTGAGTACGGGAATCTTAAGGGTGCTTTCAAATCGCTGGGCGACTTCCGTGAGTGTCGCGGCTCTGTCGAGAGCCTTTGGAAGACGCAGGAAGATGACTACGTTTTCGAGAGGGAGATGGGGTTAATGAAGGGTGGCATGAAGGATCATGCTCACGCTGCGCCGACCATTCCTTCGATCGATGGGAAGATCCAGGGATTCTGGGATCCCATCCCGGTTTCCCCTGACACCGTAGAAACTACGACTGATTTTGCCGGTGACGACGAGGAAGTGAACTTTCCCACGGATGCATTCGGAGCTTCCTTGTCTGGGAGTTTTAACTTTGACCTGTGAGTGTTTTGATGGGAAGGAGTTTTTCCCTTTATCTAGTATTTAGCGGCCGAGTGTGGCCTTTGTTCATATATGTCTGGCCGAGTGTGGCCTTGAACCCCTACCGCTATGCAGGTTTGTGCGGTGACTAGCCGGCTATCGGTTTTTTCTGTTGCGATTTCTACCTGATTCGTACCGATTTAAAGTCCGCGATAGGTTCTCAGCTTATACGACTTGTATGGTACGAATCGAGCATCTTTCCAGAGACAATTTTTAAGTCAACTAGAAGTGCTAGACCAAAATTCCGAATTTTTTGTAGCGCGCTTTTGTCCTTGTGTTGGACGTTTGAAGATCAAAAGAGTGATCAGGTTGCGTTAAGACGGCTAATGTGTTCGTCGGGGCCAATCGACGAACGGAGTGTAAGATTTGTAGTGGTCGCGTTCGGATAATTTGTTCGTATCATTTTGATTTTTAACTTGGCGACGTCTCGCAGTTATCTCGAAGACTATACGTATATTGCTGAAGTGCGATTGTTTTACGATTTTGTCTTAAAAAGAGTGACGCATATTTCGTAAAAATTTTTGAAATCTTGATAGAATTTGATTACAAATAACGCATCTTTTTCTATGTGGGAGTATACGAGTATGCGCACCCACTCCCCCCCCCCTTTTTGGAGAGGGGGATAGCTGAACTCGTCCTTCGACGAGCTGCCTACGTACCCCTTTCGAGGATCAAGCCATCTCGTAGTTTTGTTTTATGCCGCGAGCGTTTTTACTCGGCGGTTGTCGCCGTGCTGACCGCGTTGATCGAGATGATCGTGGCAGGGTCAGTGTTCTCTTCCGTATTTTCCGGTTGAATTGTAGTGTCGGCTCCGGCCTCGTATCGAGTTTCGACACCCGAATCGTCTGCGTCGGCAGGCAATGTGAAATCGTCTTTTCTCGAAACGTTGTTGGTCGAAGATTTATCGATCTTCGTGCGTTTGCGATTTGTCGTTGCAGAGGCTGTCATCTATCTTAACTTGTGTTCTGCGAGAAAGCACAGTCGCGACTGTTTCTGACATCCCCAGATAGNNNNNNNNNNNNNNNNNNNNNNNNNNNNNNNNNNNNNNNNNNNNNNNNNNNNNNNNNNNNNNNNNNNNNNNNNNNNNNNNNNNNNNNNNNNNNNNNNNNNNNNNNNNNNNNNNNNNNNNNNNNNNNNNNNNNNNNNNNNNNNNNNNNNNNNNNNNNNNNNNNNNNNNNNNNNNNNNNNNNNNNNNNNNNNNNNNNNNNNNNNNNNNNNNNNNNNNNNNNCTGTGAGCGGTTTCGGAGTTGGAGTTACTTCTCCGAGTTCAATGCTCATCCGATTGAGAGTGTCGCGGAAGATTACATTTACCGTGTTCCCTGTGTCAATGAGTACTCTTCCAACTTCCAGATCTCGTATGACGAGGTCTATGACGAGCGGATCGCAGTGAGGCTGATCGATCCCGCTGGCTTCCTCCTTTGTGAAGGTGATTGAACAGTTCTGATCATCTTTGGTAGGAGACCATGCATTTCAGTTTGCGCTCGACTCCGCCTTCCGCTGGTAAGCCTTGATGGCAGAGACCGTATCGTTGCAGAATTGCGATCCTCCGATGATCATGTTGACTCTACGACGATTGTTATCGTTCCCCTTGTCGTCTGGCCTCCTGCCGCGTTTATCCCCGGATTGGTTTCTTTGGGGAGATCTCTCCGCAGGGAGATTTCTGTCTGGCTTCGGGGGGCGATCGGTGTCGAGGATGAGATCTTTCACGCTAGTTACTTCCGAGAGTTCTCTGGCTAGTAGCTTCGCGGCCAGCCTCGCTCCCAAGACCTTGCAGTTAGTCGTGGAGTGTCCTCGGGATTGGTGGAACTCGCAGAAGGTGTTTTCNNNCCTTGGTTGCGAGTCCACGTATTACCCGTGGTTCGGCCCTGGTCTGAGCTGATCGCGTAATTATGTGCTCCTTGGAGTTTTTCCCCCTCGTGATGGACATACTTGTCGTTACGAGGGTTCTTCTTCCNNNNNNNNNNNNNNNNNNNNNNNNNNNNNNNNNNNNNNNNNNNNNNNNNNNNNNNNNNNNNNNNNNNNNNNNNNNNNNNNNNNNNNNNNNNNNNNNNNNNNNNNNNNNNNNNNNNNNNNNNNNNNNNNNNNNNNNNNNNNNNNNNNNNNNNNNNNNNNNNNNNNNNNNNNNNNNNNNNNNNNNNNNNNNNNNNNNNNNNNNNNNNNNNNNNNNNNNNNNNNNNNNNNNNNNNNNNNNNNNNNNNNNNNNNNNNNNNNNNNNNNNNNNNNNNNNNNNNNNNNNNNNNNNNNNNNNNNNNNNNNNNNNNNNNNNNNNNNNNNCGGAAACTCACGATAGAGTTTCGTTTAAGGCGCGCGAACCACTCGAGGGCTGCTCCTTCTAGATTCTCGACGAATAGGCGGCAGTAGCCGGCGTCTTTTTTGCCGTCCTTCAGTCTTGCTCTTCCCATCGTGATGTGGAAAGCCTGAAGGTGCGCCTTCGGATCGGTTGTACCATCATACTTTGGTACATCTCTCTTGCCATCCTTCAGCCTCGCTCTTCCCATCGTGATGTGGAAAGTCTGAAGGTGCGCTCTCAGATCGGTTGTACCATCTTATTTCGGTACTTTGATTTTTCCTGGATCGGATACCCTCGTATCTTAGATGCGAGCGGTGAAAGGGGTTTTCTGAGCTCCTTCCAGCAGTCTGTCGATCTCGGGGGCCGTGCTAGTAGCATGATGGATTTGAGATTTTACGGCTCTTACTTCTGCCGCAGTCTTGGTGATATAGTCGCGAAGATCGCGTATATCCGACGTCTCGTCAGCAGGTTTCCGCGCTTGTCGGCGTTTACTGCGAGTGAGCTAGGGTTGTTTTTCAGCCAGCTCTTCCTGTTCGTTCCAATAGAGGATTTCCTCCTCTTCTGTCATTGGTTTGTCGAACGGAGAGCTTTCCCGAGTGAATCGGCTTCTGGTCCTTCTTGGATGTCTGTCGGCGTCCTCATCAGTATTATTGGAGACATCGCTAGGATCCAGGTCGATTTGCTCGACTCCGTTGTCCTCTGAAGCCTAAGCAGGAGGCGGAGGGCTTTCGGAGTTTCCCCTTTCGACGGGAGACTTCTCGCTAGGGTTTTGACCCGAAGGTCGTTCCTGGGCGGCTCCAGCCCTGTCGAGTGGGTCGCAAAGTCGAGTCTTTTCCCGAGGAATTTAGTGGTTCCACGGGGGCAGATTGCTCGAGTCCTTGCCGTTAAAGTTTCAACTTGTTTGGTCAAGGTGCTCACGAGCTTATCCTGTTCTTCC
This genomic interval from Brassica oleracea var. oleracea cultivar TO1000 chromosome C2, BOL, whole genome shotgun sequence contains the following:
- the LOC106324029 gene encoding uncharacterized protein LOC106324029 → MATSNDGSSSGEEREAPETTPASFPATPAPLPPSSIETIMVHLAQQDAAQKAATNQIAALVKILAPLAANVEASTVQYRRHLFNTEKATGATLAHAEDKDVNDGDTAQTPGGLDAQTINELAELKQSVLDINSKIHNVTTSSPQIELVLVESLWTPFTEKITGVRLRKMDKLHLPTFNGVSDPSTHVTSFNIAIRRANLSDEEKHAGFCQLFVETLKGIALNWFTGLQENSVNSFHDLSTAFLKNYIMFTRQEANATDLWNLNHANGQSLRDFMEKFKSVVSKVGVPDHIAVESLMNTLHIKSPFRADLYRHPRRSVSDAIARSNNFIRMEKDTRAKAAKEGAGKQTPARTNDTRQEPRQHSTGSKPNQKRGYMNVVDEEDPSGSAVVVREKGWNPWDRDTAQQKSSSPEPTSSNAGTKQVVYWNNKSWSKTKDKKTQKSQARAHKKEERASPERALVNNLNLDGELTDEEPPKNRRRVEVILSRHDDSSDDEIPSIAQDLHEQLGRKTDSKDLRALLKRKAAKVSVSKTDLRSTHNESKARKTAHTVVAPSPQPQPTDLCQHINSKAEDLRVKFSQYKKRDLRPCLEVKRQAQLELMKATGTPHLNVIMGGLPHGGDSVRAVKDYRRQAITAQKWPTQVEADHQISFSAVDTCGISMPHNDPLLIDIGIGECQVTKFLVDTGNSVDLIFRDTLDKMEIDLRDMKRSSRTLTGFNGSSEQMIGTIRFLVYAGDVTRTVKFSVIRAKCVKFPGKDGTTQTIRGDQRAARELLMAAVKLQQSVPLVNSVAKPIHKIHPQKEEFREVNIDEADPTKVIRVGAFLSDEMQSQVISFLRANASTFAWTTSDMKGIDPILASHELNVNPTFKPIRQKRRKLGPERSKAVNEEVDRLLEAGFIAEVRYPEWLANPVVVKKKNGKWRICVDFTDLNKACPKDSYPLPHIDRLVESTAGNELLTFMDAFSGYNQILMHPDDHEKTAFIADRGTYCYKVMSFGLKNAGATYQRLVNQMFAGKLGDTMEVYIDDMLVKSLHAENHLDHLRDCFTTLNEFGIKLNPAKCTFGVTSGEFLGYIVTQRGIEASPKQITTILDLPSPRNSREVQRLTGRIAALNRFIPRSTDKCLPFYELLRGNK